One Brachybacterium aquaticum genomic region harbors:
- the arc gene encoding proteasome ATPase, producing MKTYAEMTAELEKLAAHNERLVAGLRSARAQIVELKEDLERVGDPPNSYATFLRRCEGTTIDVLHNGRRLRVATAASLDLDALTPGTELRLNEALAAVEAVPQGDAGNVVPVVEALADSRVLVAVAPDDTRVLRRSGTLAEELLHPGDHVLVDLRSQLVLERIDRAEITDLVLEQVPEVSFDQIGGLGEQIEAIRDAVELPFLQQDLYRTYGLRPPQGVLLYGPPGCGKTMIAKAVAHELVLRSAEVRGVSAQEALENSAFLNVKGPELLNKYVGETERSIRLVFERAREKAAADHPVVIFFDEMEALFRTRGTGLSSDVETTIVPQLLAEIDGVEGLDNVIVIGASNREDMIDPAILRPGRLDVKIRVRRPNARAGREILGLYLDESVPVREDREELLDLATREIYADTPATAYVRVEYSDGGHDVLHFRDFVSGATLRNIVDRAKKLAVKDQLATGEVGVASRHLREAIAAEFAENEDMPSAAHAEDWAKVTGMPGRRRRVDAVVPLQEHALPEGTAADDTAAAAPAEEVTA from the coding sequence ATGAAGACCTACGCCGAGATGACCGCCGAGCTCGAGAAGCTCGCCGCCCACAACGAGCGCCTCGTGGCCGGGCTGCGCTCCGCCCGCGCCCAGATCGTCGAGCTCAAGGAGGACCTCGAGCGCGTCGGCGACCCGCCGAACTCCTACGCCACCTTCCTGCGCCGCTGCGAGGGCACCACCATCGACGTGCTCCACAACGGCCGCCGCCTGCGGGTCGCGACCGCGGCGAGCCTGGACCTGGACGCCCTCACGCCCGGCACCGAGCTGCGGCTGAACGAGGCCCTCGCCGCCGTGGAGGCCGTCCCGCAGGGCGACGCCGGCAATGTGGTGCCCGTCGTCGAGGCCCTTGCCGACTCGCGCGTGCTGGTCGCCGTCGCACCCGACGACACCCGCGTGCTGCGCCGCTCCGGCACGCTCGCCGAGGAGCTGCTCCACCCCGGAGACCACGTCCTGGTGGACCTGCGCAGCCAGCTCGTGCTCGAGCGGATCGACCGCGCCGAGATCACCGACCTCGTCCTCGAGCAGGTGCCCGAGGTGTCCTTCGACCAGATCGGCGGGCTCGGCGAGCAGATCGAGGCGATCCGTGACGCGGTCGAGCTGCCCTTCCTCCAGCAGGACCTCTACCGCACCTACGGTCTGCGACCCCCGCAGGGCGTGCTGCTCTACGGCCCCCCCGGCTGCGGCAAGACCATGATCGCCAAGGCCGTCGCCCACGAGCTCGTGCTGCGCAGCGCCGAGGTGCGCGGGGTCAGCGCCCAGGAGGCACTGGAGAACTCCGCGTTCCTCAACGTCAAGGGCCCGGAGCTGCTGAACAAGTACGTCGGCGAGACCGAGCGGTCCATCCGCCTCGTCTTCGAGCGGGCCCGCGAGAAGGCCGCCGCCGACCACCCGGTCGTCATCTTCTTCGACGAGATGGAGGCGCTGTTCCGCACCCGCGGCACGGGGCTGTCCAGCGACGTGGAGACCACGATCGTGCCCCAGCTGCTCGCCGAGATCGACGGCGTGGAGGGCCTGGACAACGTCATCGTCATCGGCGCCTCCAACCGCGAGGACATGATCGACCCCGCGATCCTGCGCCCCGGCCGCCTGGACGTGAAGATCCGCGTGCGCCGCCCCAACGCCCGCGCCGGCCGCGAGATCCTCGGCCTCTACCTCGACGAGTCCGTGCCGGTGCGCGAGGACCGTGAGGAGCTGCTGGACCTCGCCACCCGCGAGATCTACGCCGACACGCCCGCCACCGCCTACGTGCGCGTGGAGTACTCCGACGGCGGCCACGACGTGCTGCACTTCCGCGACTTCGTCTCCGGCGCGACCCTGCGCAACATCGTGGACCGCGCGAAGAAGCTCGCCGTGAAGGACCAGCTCGCCACCGGCGAGGTCGGCGTCGCCTCCCGCCACCTGCGCGAGGCGATCGCCGCCGAGTTCGCCGAGAACGAGGACATGCCCTCGGCCGCCCACGCCGAGGACTGGGCCAAGGTCACCGGCATGCCCGGCCGACGCCGCCGCGTCGACGCCGTGGTCCCGCTCCAGGAACACGCCCTGCCCGAGGGCACCGCCGCCGACGACACCGCCGCTGCCGCCCCTGCCGAGGAGGTCACCGCATGA
- a CDS encoding tRNA (adenine-N1)-methyltransferase, translating into MTSEPQPAAPDEATSPAPTDGAQAPGPAPRAPRRGLDRTGPFELGDKVQLADAKNRLHTITLKPGGEFHSHRGVLRHEQLIGAEDGTVVEDNHGTRYQALRPLYADYMLSMPRGAAIIYPKDSAQILMWGDIFPGARVLEAGVGSGGLTTALLRAVGPEGSVHSIERREDFAEVARENVGTFFGTPEGELPPTWQLSIGDFQDVAPTLGTAAVDRVVLDMLAPWECVDAAADVLVSGGVYLAYVATVTQLSRTAEALRDHGEFTEPYAWETFVRPWHLEGLAVRPEHRMNAHTGFLLTARRTAHGQEALRRVTRPAPGSRDEEELNHPDNDGFGGSDSEWTSQDVGERGVAPRKLKRALRDIRQGRDR; encoded by the coding sequence ATGACTTCTGAGCCGCAGCCCGCCGCCCCCGACGAGGCGACGAGCCCCGCGCCCACGGACGGCGCCCAGGCCCCCGGCCCCGCGCCCCGCGCACCCCGCCGCGGCCTGGACCGCACCGGCCCCTTCGAGCTCGGCGACAAGGTCCAGCTCGCCGACGCGAAGAACCGCCTGCACACCATCACCCTGAAGCCCGGCGGCGAGTTCCACTCCCACCGCGGCGTGCTGCGTCACGAGCAGCTGATCGGCGCCGAGGACGGCACCGTCGTCGAGGACAACCACGGCACCCGCTACCAGGCGCTGCGCCCGCTGTACGCCGACTACATGCTCTCCATGCCGCGCGGCGCCGCGATCATCTACCCCAAGGACTCCGCGCAGATCCTCATGTGGGGCGACATCTTCCCCGGCGCCCGCGTGCTCGAGGCCGGCGTCGGCTCCGGCGGCCTGACCACCGCGCTGCTGCGCGCCGTCGGCCCCGAGGGCTCCGTGCACTCCATCGAGCGGCGCGAGGACTTCGCGGAGGTGGCCCGCGAGAACGTCGGCACCTTCTTCGGCACCCCCGAGGGCGAGCTGCCCCCCACCTGGCAGCTCTCCATCGGCGACTTCCAGGACGTCGCCCCCACGCTCGGCACCGCCGCCGTGGACCGCGTGGTCCTGGACATGCTCGCGCCCTGGGAGTGCGTGGACGCCGCCGCGGACGTGCTCGTCTCCGGCGGGGTGTACCTCGCCTACGTCGCCACCGTCACCCAGCTCTCCCGCACCGCCGAGGCGCTGCGCGACCACGGCGAGTTCACCGAGCCCTACGCCTGGGAGACCTTCGTGCGCCCCTGGCACCTCGAGGGCCTCGCGGTGCGCCCCGAGCACCGCATGAACGCCCATACCGGCTTCCTGCTCACCGCCCGTCGCACCGCCCACGGCCAGGAGGCGCTGCGCCGCGTCACCCGCCCCGCGCCCGGCTCCCGCGACGAGGAGGAGCTGAACCACCCCGACAACGACGGCTTCGGCGGCTCGGACTCGGAGTGGACCTCGCAGGACGTGGGGGAGCGGGGCGTCGCCCCCAGGAAGCTCAAGCGCGCGCTGCGCGACATCCGCCAGGGCCGCGACCGCTGA
- a CDS encoding FKBP-type peptidyl-prolyl cis-trans isomerase, whose translation MTDRTKPEIDAPEGPAPTDLVSTDEIVGDGEEAGRGDVVDVHYVGVSWSTGEQFDASWDRGEPLRFQLGVGQVISGWDQGVQGMKVGGRRRLDIPAHLAYGDRGAPPVIAPGETLIFVCDLVAVHKR comes from the coding sequence ATGACCGACCGCACCAAGCCCGAGATCGACGCCCCCGAGGGCCCGGCTCCCACCGACCTGGTCAGCACCGACGAGATCGTCGGCGACGGCGAGGAGGCCGGCCGCGGCGACGTGGTCGACGTCCACTACGTGGGCGTCTCCTGGTCCACCGGCGAGCAGTTCGACGCCTCCTGGGACCGCGGCGAGCCGCTGCGCTTCCAGCTCGGCGTCGGCCAGGTCATCTCCGGCTGGGACCAGGGCGTCCAGGGCATGAAGGTCGGCGGCCGCCGCCGCCTGGACATCCCCGCCCACCTCGCCTACGGCGACCGCGGCGCCCCGCCGGTCATCGCCCCCGGCGAGACCCTCATCTTCGTGTGCGACCTGGTCGCGGTGCACAAGCGCTGA
- a CDS encoding ubiquitin-like protein Pup, whose protein sequence is MSQQSLNAPGSGPEDNDADDAVTGGQTFASAQAADDLLDEIDSVLEENAETFVRSFVQKGGQ, encoded by the coding sequence ATGTCCCAGCAGTCCCTGAACGCCCCCGGCTCCGGTCCGGAGGACAACGACGCCGACGACGCCGTCACCGGCGGCCAGACCTTCGCCTCCGCCCAGGCGGCCGACGACCTCCTGGACGAGATCGACTCCGTCCTCGAGGAGAACGCCGAGACCTTCGTGCGCTCCTTCGTGCAGAAGGGCGGCCAGTGA
- the mshC gene encoding cysteine--1-D-myo-inosityl 2-amino-2-deoxy-alpha-D-glucopyranoside ligase, with protein sequence MHSWTSPALTPLPASGKPLRLFDTRAGRIAPVVPLTPGTARLYVCGITPYDATHLGHAATYHSADLMRRALRDTGLEVEMAQNITDVDDPLLERADRDGVDWQELAASQVELFAEDMTALRVVAPETYRSVSEAMDDIIATVTALHERGRAYQVATPDAEGEDWYLDLSVDGALGDVSGWTEEQMLEVFADRGGDPDREGKRGRFDPLLWRAEREGEPAWDAGVLGRGRPGWHVECVCIAEDGLGLPFDIQAGGSDLVFPHHDLSAAHSVALGRPFAATYAHAGMVAYEGEKMSKSLGNLVFVHRLVRGGVDPMVIRLVLMAHHYRSDWEWSDDELAEAGRRLEAYRSAARRRDLRADVVEALRAALRDDLDTPAALAALDAWADGSALPGTAEELPADAPGDVAAATDALFGLALND encoded by the coding sequence ACCTCTCCCGCCCTGACCCCGCTTCCCGCCTCGGGGAAGCCGCTGCGGCTGTTCGACACCCGCGCCGGGCGGATCGCACCCGTCGTCCCGCTCACCCCGGGGACGGCCCGGCTGTACGTCTGCGGGATCACGCCGTACGACGCCACCCATCTCGGCCACGCCGCGACCTACCACTCCGCGGATCTCATGCGCCGCGCCCTGCGCGACACCGGCCTCGAGGTCGAGATGGCCCAGAACATCACCGACGTGGATGATCCGCTGCTCGAGCGCGCCGACCGCGACGGCGTGGACTGGCAGGAGCTGGCCGCCTCGCAGGTGGAGCTGTTCGCCGAGGACATGACCGCCCTGCGCGTCGTCGCCCCGGAGACCTACCGCTCCGTGAGCGAGGCGATGGACGACATCATCGCCACCGTCACCGCCCTGCACGAGCGCGGCCGCGCCTACCAGGTCGCGACCCCTGACGCGGAGGGCGAGGACTGGTACCTCGACCTCTCGGTCGACGGTGCCCTCGGCGACGTCTCCGGCTGGACCGAGGAGCAGATGCTCGAGGTCTTCGCCGACCGCGGCGGCGACCCCGACCGCGAGGGCAAGCGCGGCCGCTTCGACCCGCTGCTGTGGCGGGCCGAGCGCGAGGGCGAGCCCGCCTGGGACGCCGGCGTGCTGGGCCGCGGCCGCCCCGGCTGGCACGTGGAGTGCGTGTGCATCGCCGAGGACGGGCTGGGCCTGCCCTTCGACATCCAGGCCGGCGGCAGCGACCTCGTCTTCCCCCATCACGATCTCTCGGCCGCGCACTCGGTGGCGCTGGGCCGCCCCTTCGCCGCGACCTACGCCCATGCGGGCATGGTCGCCTACGAGGGCGAGAAGATGAGCAAGTCGCTGGGGAACCTCGTGTTCGTCCATCGCCTCGTGCGCGGCGGCGTGGACCCGATGGTCATCCGCCTGGTCCTCATGGCCCACCACTACCGCTCAGACTGGGAGTGGTCCGACGACGAGCTCGCCGAGGCCGGCCGCCGCCTGGAGGCCTACCGCTCCGCGGCCCGTCGCCGCGACCTGCGCGCCGACGTGGTCGAGGCGCTGCGCGCCGCGCTGCGCGACGACCTGGACACCCCCGCCGCGCTCGCGGCCCTGGACGCGTGGGCCGACGGCAGCGCGCTGCCGGGCACCGCCGAGGAGCTGCCTGCGGACGCCCCCGGCGATGTCGCCGCCGCGACCGACGCCCTGTTCGGCCTCGCCCTGAACGACTGA
- a CDS encoding site-2 protease family protein: MRTPTLRLGPLPPLQVSPGTLVTVLLVAALMYPVMSGPGIAPATSALLALTMGVFLILSVLAHEIAHAVVARAFGARIDHIALTLWGGHTQCRTDRMSSLGSLLVSLSGPATNGVLAALTAAAGALVDPESAIGLLLGSMTWMNLVLAVFNLLPGLPMDGGRALESLLGIVLRSPTTGTVVTAWIGRAIAVGVVLYPLWLIVRRGGAGTGSLLMLVWAMLIAGMLWQGASQALRGATVQRRVETLDAAALARGLRLVPSQTPLAHLGTPEQAAQVLLLDQAGARPGTVGRAFRIDPSAAASVPPEHCATTPASAVAAPLGDVGSLSVHLRGDDLISHMVEHPAALYLVVEEAGGLRGVIMSADVNALLRGR; encoded by the coding sequence ATGAGAACGCCCACGCTGCGACTGGGACCGCTGCCGCCGCTGCAGGTGAGCCCCGGCACCCTGGTCACCGTCCTGCTCGTGGCCGCGCTCATGTACCCGGTGATGTCCGGGCCCGGCATCGCCCCAGCCACCTCGGCGCTGCTCGCCCTGACGATGGGCGTCTTCCTCATCCTCTCCGTGCTCGCCCACGAGATCGCGCACGCCGTGGTCGCCCGCGCCTTCGGCGCCCGTATCGACCACATCGCCCTGACCCTGTGGGGCGGGCACACCCAGTGCCGCACCGACCGCATGTCCTCCCTCGGCTCGCTGCTGGTCTCCCTCTCCGGCCCCGCCACCAACGGCGTGCTCGCCGCGCTCACCGCCGCCGCCGGGGCACTGGTCGATCCCGAGTCCGCCATCGGCCTCCTGCTCGGCTCCATGACGTGGATGAACCTGGTCCTCGCCGTGTTCAACCTGCTGCCGGGGCTGCCGATGGACGGCGGTCGCGCCCTCGAGTCCCTGCTGGGGATCGTGCTGCGCAGCCCCACCACCGGCACCGTCGTCACCGCCTGGATCGGCCGCGCGATCGCGGTGGGCGTGGTCCTCTACCCGCTGTGGCTGATAGTGCGACGCGGGGGAGCGGGCACCGGATCGCTCCTGATGCTCGTGTGGGCCATGCTCATCGCCGGCATGCTGTGGCAGGGCGCGAGCCAGGCCCTCCGCGGCGCCACCGTGCAGAGGCGCGTCGAGACCCTCGACGCCGCCGCCCTCGCCCGCGGTCTCCGCCTCGTCCCCTCGCAGACCCCGCTCGCCCACCTCGGCACCCCCGAGCAGGCCGCCCAGGTGCTCCTGCTCGACCAGGCCGGTGCCCGACCGGGCACCGTCGGCCGCGCCTTCCGGATCGACCCGTCGGCCGCCGCGTCGGTCCCGCCCGAGCACTGCGCGACCACTCCGGCCTCCGCCGTCGCCGCACCGCTCGGGGACGTAGGCTCCCTGTCCGTGCACCTGCGCGGCGACGACCTGATCTCCCACATGGTCGAGCACCCGGCGGCGCTGTACCTCGTGGTCGAGGAGGCCGGCGGGTTGCGCGGTGTGATCATGAGCGCCGATGTCAACGCGCTCCTGCGCGGACGGTGA
- the dop gene encoding depupylase/deamidase Dop: MSTPDSTSTPGTGSAPALTTERVMGIETEFGVLHADLEDRARAGAGSSILLSHLVVGAYALLDPAEGDRGRRVRWDYGDETPLRDARGFELQRAAAHPSQLTDEVRDAHVPSVEMDAPLTGPEIAPDGDDAEVLAWASQRSIGNAVLRNGARWYVDHAHPEYSGPEVTRAREAVVTDRAGEEIARRAMDLLAAADGIPDVALYKNNTDGKGASYGTHENYLVERDVPFERVVAALLPFLASRQVLVGAGRVGLGTRGQEPGYQISSRADFFEAEVGLETTLNRPIVNTRDEPHSDPRRFRRLHVIIGDANLLEESTFLKLGTTSLVLAALEAEHRTGAPILPDLRLADPVAAVRTLSHDPTLQATVPLVDGRELTGLQLQRAHLDALWAVADHADQETAQVLTAWGEILDLLEQDPMLAAGRVEWVAKLSLLERYRTRHGLEWGDPRLAMVDLQYSDLRPGRGLFGKLRAAGAVPALVPQDEVEAAVLTAPASTRAHLRGGLIAAHREAVPSAGWDAITLAGPAGGHRLRLADPRLGSEEWCRTHGVDPAADVDEIVEALRRAVSETAHP; the protein is encoded by the coding sequence ATGAGCACCCCCGACAGCACGAGCACGCCCGGCACCGGGAGCGCCCCCGCGCTGACCACCGAGCGGGTCATGGGCATCGAGACCGAGTTCGGGGTGCTGCACGCCGACCTCGAGGACCGCGCCCGCGCCGGCGCCGGCAGCTCGATCCTGCTCTCCCACCTCGTCGTCGGCGCCTATGCGCTGCTCGACCCCGCCGAGGGCGACCGCGGCCGACGCGTGCGCTGGGACTACGGCGACGAGACCCCGCTGCGCGATGCCCGCGGCTTCGAGCTGCAGCGCGCCGCCGCGCACCCCTCCCAGCTCACCGACGAGGTGCGCGACGCGCACGTGCCGAGCGTCGAGATGGACGCGCCGCTGACCGGCCCCGAGATCGCGCCCGACGGCGACGACGCCGAGGTGCTCGCCTGGGCGTCCCAGCGCTCCATCGGGAACGCGGTGCTGCGCAACGGCGCCCGCTGGTACGTCGACCACGCCCACCCCGAGTACTCCGGCCCCGAGGTCACCCGCGCCCGTGAGGCCGTGGTCACCGACCGGGCCGGCGAGGAGATCGCCCGGCGGGCGATGGACCTCCTCGCCGCGGCCGACGGGATCCCCGACGTCGCGCTGTACAAGAACAACACCGACGGCAAGGGCGCCTCCTACGGCACCCACGAGAACTACCTCGTCGAGCGCGACGTGCCCTTCGAGCGGGTCGTCGCGGCGCTGCTGCCCTTCCTCGCCTCCCGTCAGGTGCTGGTCGGCGCCGGTCGCGTCGGCCTCGGCACCCGCGGCCAGGAGCCCGGCTACCAGATCTCCTCCCGCGCGGACTTCTTCGAGGCCGAGGTGGGGCTCGAGACCACCCTGAACCGGCCCATCGTCAACACCCGCGACGAGCCGCACTCCGACCCGAGGCGCTTCCGCCGCCTCCACGTGATCATCGGGGACGCGAACCTTCTGGAGGAGTCGACCTTCCTCAAGCTCGGCACCACCTCCCTGGTCCTCGCCGCACTCGAGGCCGAGCACCGCACCGGCGCCCCGATCCTGCCCGACCTGCGCCTGGCCGACCCGGTCGCGGCCGTGCGCACCCTCAGCCACGACCCGACCCTGCAGGCCACCGTCCCGCTCGTGGACGGGCGGGAGCTCACCGGCCTGCAGCTCCAGCGCGCCCACCTCGACGCCCTCTGGGCCGTCGCCGACCACGCCGATCAGGAGACCGCGCAGGTGCTCACCGCTTGGGGCGAGATCCTCGACCTGCTCGAGCAGGACCCGATGCTCGCCGCAGGCCGCGTCGAATGGGTCGCCAAGCTCAGCCTGCTCGAGCGCTACCGCACCCGCCACGGACTGGAATGGGGCGACCCGCGCCTGGCCATGGTGGACCTGCAGTACTCGGACCTCCGCCCGGGACGGGGCCTGTTCGGCAAGCTCCGCGCCGCCGGCGCCGTGCCCGCCCTCGTCCCGCAGGACGAGGTGGAGGCCGCCGTGCTCACCGCCCCCGCCTCCACCCGCGCCCACCTGCGCGGCGGGCTGATCGCCGCGCACCGCGAGGCGGTCCCGTCGGCCGGATGGGACGCGATCACCCTCGCCGGGCCCGCCGGTGGCCACCGCCTGCGCCTGGCCGATCCGCGGCTCGGCAGCGAGGAGTGGTGCCGCACCCACGGCGTCGACCCCGCCGCCGACGTCGACGAGATCGTCGAGGCGCTGCGCCGCGCCGTCTCCGAGACCGCACACCCCTGA
- a CDS encoding PAC2 family protein has protein sequence MSRIAITAFSGWNDAGEAATGVIEHLLEVWPSRPVGAVDAEEFIDFQVNRPEIRTTEEGLRVVDWPDTKLRLVTPPRGPEIITVSGPEPSLHWKRFCDEILEQLQQLDVSSVISLGALLADSPHSRPLPTSSQVEPVPSQKVEDEAEQYSGPVGVPTILARRTASAGLRTTSIWVQVPHYVSQNSSPKAVLSLLREVQDMVSAPIPLGELIEDAEAWERGVDELARTDEDVAEYVRRLERAQDAAGLPEATGDAIAKEFEQFLRRRRETD, from the coding sequence ATGAGTCGAATCGCCATCACGGCCTTCAGCGGGTGGAACGATGCCGGCGAGGCGGCCACCGGGGTGATCGAGCATCTCCTCGAGGTGTGGCCCTCGCGGCCCGTCGGCGCGGTCGACGCCGAGGAGTTCATCGACTTCCAGGTCAACCGCCCGGAGATCCGCACCACCGAGGAGGGGCTGCGGGTCGTGGACTGGCCGGACACGAAGCTGCGCCTGGTCACCCCGCCGCGCGGACCGGAGATCATCACGGTCTCGGGCCCGGAGCCGTCCCTGCACTGGAAGCGGTTCTGCGACGAGATCCTCGAGCAGCTGCAGCAGCTGGACGTGAGCTCCGTGATCTCCCTCGGCGCGCTGCTGGCCGACTCCCCGCACTCCCGGCCCCTACCCACCTCGAGCCAGGTCGAGCCCGTCCCCTCCCAGAAGGTCGAGGACGAGGCGGAGCAGTACTCGGGCCCGGTGGGGGTGCCGACGATCCTCGCGCGGCGCACCGCGAGCGCGGGCCTGCGCACCACCAGCATCTGGGTTCAGGTGCCGCACTACGTCTCCCAGAACTCCTCGCCGAAGGCGGTGCTGAGCCTGCTGCGCGAGGTGCAGGACATGGTCAGCGCCCCGATCCCGCTGGGTGAGCTGATCGAGGACGCCGAGGCGTGGGAGCGCGGTGTGGACGAGCTGGCCCGCACCGACGAGGACGTCGCCGAGTACGTGCGCCGGCTCGAGCGGGCACAGGACGCGGCGGGGCTGCCCGAGGCGACCGGTGACGCGATCGCCAAGGAGTTCGAGCAGTTCCTGCGCCGCCGCCGCGAGACGGACTGA
- a CDS encoding FKBP-type peptidyl-prolyl cis-trans isomerase: MLRRRTLLTTALAASAAIGLAACTDDGNGSGASDAGGASDAGGASDGGDALAALTVSGDLGAEPTVEFTAPLEITSAQAEIVTPGDGDTIADGDTVIWRSLYVDASTGETLQSWWQGAPAGGLQVASDQVGEAAFAFLTTVPVGSRFVMTGWQQDSSGQARSLVQVADIDRIVSPLRAEGEPGDPSGTYPAVTLADNGAPSIAGAPSGTPPTTTVREELIVGSGDTTRAGDYLTMQYTGWKWSDGSQFDSSWDRGAPFSFVQGQGLVIQGWDENLLDLPVGSQVMLVIPAAEAYGEDPEAANGLGGEALIFVVDILDAAHTNA; encoded by the coding sequence TTGCTCCGCCGTCGCACCCTGCTGACCACCGCGCTCGCTGCGAGCGCCGCCATCGGCCTCGCCGCCTGCACCGATGACGGGAACGGCTCCGGCGCCTCCGACGCCGGGGGCGCGTCCGACGCGGGCGGTGCCTCGGACGGCGGCGACGCGCTGGCCGCGCTCACCGTCTCCGGGGACCTCGGCGCCGAGCCGACCGTCGAGTTCACCGCTCCGCTGGAGATCACCTCCGCTCAGGCCGAGATCGTCACCCCCGGTGACGGCGACACGATCGCCGACGGCGACACCGTGATCTGGCGCAGCCTCTACGTCGACGCGAGCACCGGCGAGACCCTGCAGTCCTGGTGGCAGGGCGCCCCCGCCGGCGGCCTGCAGGTCGCCTCCGACCAGGTGGGCGAGGCGGCGTTCGCCTTCCTCACCACCGTCCCCGTCGGGTCCCGCTTCGTGATGACCGGCTGGCAGCAGGACTCCTCCGGCCAGGCCCGCTCCCTCGTCCAGGTCGCCGACATCGACCGGATCGTGTCCCCGCTGCGCGCCGAGGGCGAGCCCGGCGACCCGTCCGGCACCTACCCGGCCGTGACCCTTGCCGACAACGGCGCCCCGTCGATCGCCGGCGCCCCCTCCGGCACCCCGCCCACCACCACCGTGCGCGAGGAGCTGATCGTCGGATCCGGGGACACCACCCGCGCCGGCGACTACCTCACCATGCAGTACACCGGCTGGAAGTGGTCCGACGGCTCCCAGTTCGACTCGTCCTGGGACCGCGGCGCGCCGTTCTCCTTCGTCCAGGGCCAGGGCTTGGTCATCCAGGGCTGGGACGAGAACCTGCTCGACCTGCCCGTCGGCTCCCAGGTCATGCTCGTCATCCCCGCGGCTGAGGCCTACGGCGAGGACCCCGAGGCCGCCAACGGCCTCGGCGGCGAGGCCCTGATCTTCGTCGTCGACATCCTCGACGCCGCCCACACCAACGCCTGA
- the pafA gene encoding Pup--protein ligase has product MKRRVGGLETEFGLVCVRADGSRALEPEEAARELFRPVVAMGRSSNVFLRNAARLYLDVGSHPEYATAECDDWWELVAQDRAGERIFADLAASADQRLAEAGHDARIHLLKNNVDSAGNAFGSHENYLVDRRGEFTRLPRYLLPFLVTRQIVTGAGGVVPAPEGEEGGRFVFSRRSDHMWEAVSSATTRTRPIINTRDEPHGDPTRFRRLHVIVGDSTMSEVSTHLRFATTDLVLRAIESGRALPELTLSDDIAAIRAVARDLSGTAPLPLEGGGTTTALEVQQRWLDHVADLADETEQEVLETWQKALDAVRTGDRSWASTHLDWAIKERLFAQVTERKGIDLADPAIERLDLAYHDIAPQRGVFFALQRRGLAPSILPDARIEAARTVAPTTTRAHLRGQVVTAAQEHRVDHVVDWTTLRLTRQGAMPVQVLDPFTTQLDAVDALLEEIRAQGSPATPPPLA; this is encoded by the coding sequence ATGAAGCGCCGAGTGGGAGGACTGGAGACCGAGTTCGGACTCGTGTGCGTGCGGGCCGACGGCAGCCGTGCGCTCGAGCCCGAGGAGGCCGCGCGCGAGCTGTTCCGGCCCGTGGTCGCCATGGGCCGCTCCTCGAACGTGTTCCTGCGCAACGCCGCCCGGCTCTACCTCGACGTCGGCTCGCACCCCGAGTACGCGACCGCCGAGTGCGACGACTGGTGGGAGCTGGTCGCGCAGGACCGGGCGGGGGAGAGGATCTTCGCCGACCTCGCCGCCTCCGCGGACCAGCGCCTGGCCGAGGCCGGGCACGACGCCCGCATCCACCTGCTCAAGAACAACGTCGACTCCGCCGGCAACGCCTTCGGCTCCCACGAGAACTACCTCGTGGACCGTCGCGGCGAGTTCACCCGCCTGCCCCGCTACCTGCTGCCGTTCCTGGTCACTCGCCAGATCGTCACCGGAGCCGGCGGTGTGGTCCCCGCCCCCGAGGGCGAGGAGGGCGGCCGCTTCGTCTTCTCCCGCCGCAGCGATCACATGTGGGAGGCGGTCTCCTCCGCGACCACCCGCACCCGCCCCATCATCAACACCCGCGACGAACCGCACGGCGACCCCACCCGCTTCCGCCGCCTGCACGTCATCGTGGGCGACTCGACCATGTCCGAGGTGTCCACCCACCTCCGCTTCGCGACGACGGATCTGGTGCTGCGCGCGATAGAGTCCGGCCGCGCCCTGCCCGAGCTGACCCTCTCCGACGACATCGCCGCGATCCGCGCCGTGGCCCGCGACCTGAGCGGCACCGCGCCGCTGCCGCTCGAGGGCGGGGGCACCACCACCGCTCTCGAGGTCCAGCAGCGCTGGCTCGACCACGTCGCCGACCTGGCGGACGAGACCGAGCAGGAGGTGCTGGAGACCTGGCAGAAGGCCCTGGATGCCGTGCGCACCGGCGACCGCTCCTGGGCCTCGACCCACCTCGACTGGGCCATCAAGGAGCGCCTGTTCGCCCAGGTCACCGAGCGCAAGGGCATAGACCTCGCCGATCCCGCGATCGAGCGGCTCGACCTCGCCTATCACGACATCGCTCCGCAGCGTGGCGTCTTCTTCGCCCTCCAGCGCCGCGGCCTCGCCCCCTCGATCCTGCCGGACGCACGGATCGAGGCGGCCCGCACCGTCGCCCCGACCACCACTCGCGCCCACCTGCGCGGCCAGGTCGTCACCGCCGCCCAGGAGCACCGCGTCGACCACGTGGTGGACTGGACCACGCTGCGTCTGACCCGCCAGGGCGCGATGCCCGTGCAGGTGCTGGACCCGTTCACCACCCAGCTCGACGCGGTCGACGCCCTGCTCGAGGAGATCCGCGCCCAGGGCAGCCCGGCCACCCCGCCGCCCCTCGCCTGA